One genomic window of Salvia miltiorrhiza cultivar Shanhuang (shh) chromosome 4, IMPLAD_Smil_shh, whole genome shotgun sequence includes the following:
- the LOC131019494 gene encoding protein EXORDIUM-like 2, whose translation MAANDYFAPLFLIFISSSMAALVQQQPLLLKYHDGALLKGTVTVNLIWYGTFTPTQRSIIIDFLESLNSTQTPIPSVASWWSTTEKYNSGQAASTAVVATRQFLDEDYSLGKSLKSSQIKYLAAKGGHANAAINVVLTAKDVAVDGFCMNRCGGHGASRGPARFAYAWVGDAESQCPGYCAWPFHRPVYGPQAAPLVAPNGDVGADGMVVSLAAALAGAVTNPFGEGYFQGEAAAPLEAVTACAGVFGSGAYPGYAGSVLTDETTGGSYNAHGVNGRRYLLPAMWDPQTSQCSTLV comes from the coding sequence ATGGCAGCAAATGACTACTTTGCTCCTCTCTTCCTCATCTTCATCTCCTCTTCCATGGCCGCCCTTGTGCAGCAGCAGCCTCTGCTACTCAAGTACCACGACGGCGCCCTCCTCAAGGGCACCGTCACCGTCAATTTGATCTGGTACGGCACCTTCACCCCCACGCAACGCTCCATAATCATCGACTTCCTCGAATCCTTAAATTCTACACAAACCCCCATCCCCTCCGTCGCGTCGTGGTGGAGTACAACGGAGAAGTACAATTCCGGCCAAGCCGCATCCACCGCCGTCGTCGCCACCAGGCAGTTCCTCGACGAGGATTATTCCCTGGGGAAATCTCTCAAGAGCTCCCAAATCAAATACCTAGCCGCAAAGGGGGGCCACGCTAACGCCGCGATTAACGTCGTCTTGACGGCCAAGGACGTCGCCGTGGACGGCTTCTGCATGAACCGGTGCGGCGGCCACGGGGCGAGCCGGGGGCCGGCCCGGTTCGCGTACGCCTGGGTGGGCGATGCAGAGTCGCAGTGCCCGGGTTACTGCGCGTGGCCGTTCCACCGTCCGGTTTACGGCCCGCAGGCGGCGCCGCTGGTGGCGCCGAACGGTGACGTCGGAGCGGACGGGATGGTGGTGAGCCTGGCGGCGGCGCTGGCGGGAGCGGTGACGAACCCGTTCGGGGAGGGGTATTTCCAGggcgaggcggcggcgccgctggAGGCGGTGACGGCGTGCGCGGGGGTATTCGGGTCGGGCGCGTACCCGGGTTATGCTGGGAGCGTGCTGACGGATGAGACGACGGGTGGGAGCTACAATGCGCACGGGGTGAATGGGCGGAGGTACCTGCTGCCGGCCATGTGGGACCCGCAGACTTCACAGTGCTCCACGCTTGTCTGA